The genomic region GGTTGAATCTGCTTGAGCTGCTGGTCGATCATGGCGCAGTGCTCGGAGGTCGGTTCGTTTCGGCCGCCGCCGTAGAGTCCGCCGTCTTGCCCTTTGTATTGATTGCTCCCCAACTCGGTCAGGGGCGTCATCCCGGTCGATTCCTTGGCCGGCGGCGCGTTGCCATTGGGGGAATTGCCCCCCGGGGCGTTCTGGCCTGGACCGCCGGGTTGATTCTGTCGGCCGGGCTGATTGCCGGGGCCGCGCCCGGCGCGCATTTCGGCCTTGGCCCGGTCGTAATAGGCCTGTTCATCGGCCGACAACTTTTCGCCGCTGGTGGCGCGCTGGTGAAGCTGCCGGGCCCGGTTCCAGTCGATCGGCGTCGATTCTTGGGCCGCCAGCCAAGCCGCAGCCGAGAAGAACAACACGCCGCCCATGACAAGCGTTGACAAGGATCGCGAGCGTAACATCGCATCGACTCCCGGTTTGAGAAGTGAGGAAGAGTTTATGTGAGCCGCCATTTTCATGCGGCGCTGGTTTGGCACAGCCCTCACGATGAAACCCCGCCGGGGGCGAATCAGACCGCGGAATTGTCCCTCCTTTAGCCCCCGGTCAATGACCGGGGGCGCGCGACATTGCGCAAGAATCAATGCTGCAATTCTCGGCACACGAAACGAGTACCGGGATCACCTTGGTTTGGACGCCACACGCTTCGCTGATTTGTGGTGTTGGCAAACACAAAGCCCCCGGTCATTGACCGGGGGCTAAAGGTTCAGTTCGTTAGTTAGCCAAAAGCCTGACGCCGAGATTACGACTTGATGTCGTAACACAGTAACGCGTCCTGCTCGCGCAAATATAGCTTCCCGCCCAGCACCACCGGGTGGGGCCAACTCGGCTTTTCCGAGTCGGGAATCTTGAAGGTTCCCTTCAACTTGTAACCATCGGGCGACGCTTCGATGAGCGCCATCGTGGCGTCCTGGTAGCGGAAGTACATGTGCCCGTCGGCATAGGTCACCGCCGCCGAACCGCTGCCGACTGGGCGTCCTTCGACTTGCCAGACGATCTTGCCGGTCTTCCACTCGACACACATCGGGATCCCCTTGTTGTGTCCGTGGCCCAGAAAAATGTAGTCGCCCAGCATCACCATGCCGCCGTGGTGGTTCTGCATTTCCTTGCCGGGATGGTAATAGACCTCCTCGGCTTCAAACTTGGTCCCTTTGCGCGCGATCTTGAGCAGCGCGGTGCCCCCTTCTTTGTAGCCGCTCGACGCGAACACATAGTCGCCGTTGACGATGGCCGTCGGAATCACCGCGGTCGGATTGGTGATCCGGTTATAGTGCCACAGCAGCTTGCCGTTCTTGGCATCGACGCTGATCACGCCGCGTCCGACCAGGGTGATGTACTGCTTCACACCGCCGGAGTTCGAATTGACGATCGACGAGTACGCCGCCCCGTCCTTGCCACCTTCGCCCAGGAACGGCTTGCCCTCGGCGTCGTTCGAGGGAACTTCGGTCGCCCAAATCTTGGCGCCGGTCTTCTTGTTCAGCGCGGCGACCATCGCGTTTTGCGCGCCCGGGGTACACAGCAGCTTGTCCCCATCGACCAGCGGCGACTCGCTGAAGCCCCAGCCCGACATCATCTTGCCACCGAAATCCTTCTCGAAGTTCTTCTTCCAAACGGTCTTGCCGGTGGCGGTTTCCAGACAGATCAAATCGCCGCTGGTACCCACGGCATAGAGCAGGTTCCCATCGACGGTCGGCGTGCAGCGCGGACCCGAGTAGTTGGCGTCCTTCCACTTGGGGCCGATGACCGTCGCCCACAGTTCCTTGCCGTCCTGGCGGCTCAGGGCAAAGACCAACTGATCCTCGCCCCGTTCGCCCATGGTGTAGATGCGATCGCCGGCGATCGAGATGCTCGAGAAGCCGGTCCCCAGGCCGGAGGCTTTCCAGAGTAGCTTGGGGCCGTCGGTGGGCCACTCGCGCAGCAAGCCGGTGTCGGTGCTCAGATCATCGCGATTGGGACCGCGCCATTGCGGCCAGTCGAGCAAGTAGTTTTTCTTGGACGAGTCAGCGGCCAGCGCGGTCAACACGCCGCCGGTGACGACAACGCCAACCAGGCAGATCAAGACACGGACGAAACTCGATTTCGGGCGGGTCATCGTTCCGGAATCCTTTATGGCAAGGCGGGGATTTGGGCAGGGTGTGAACAGTTTAACTCCGGCCGCGGCGACCGGGGAGAGTGATTCGGGATTTCAGCGGTTTGTAGGCCTCGGGGATGGGTTCCCTGAGCTTGTGCTGCTGGAACTGTAGTGGCTTGGCGAACATTAGTTTTTGGCTTGGGCGGCCGCCGGAGCGCCCCCCTGTTCGAGCCGGTACAAGGCCGCGTCGGTTCGCAGGTAAAGGGCCCGCCCCAGGACCATGGGCGAGGCCATGTGCCGAGCGCCAAGTTGATTCTCGGCCAGCAGCTTGTACTCGCGACCCGGCGCCAGGACGTAGAACTTGCCTTCCTCGCTGCCAAAGTAAATCTTGCCGTCGGCGAACACCGGCGAGGCCGAGAAGTTGCCCCCCAGCCGTTCAGTCCAGACCGACTCACCCGTCTTGGCGTCGACACATGAAGCGATTCCCTTGTCGGCCACCATGTAGATCAAATCGCCAATCAACAACGGCGAAGGGTTCTGGGGCACGGCCTTGGGAAACTTCCAGGCGGCATTCGTCTCGGTGATGTTGCCAACTCCCTCGGGGCGAATGGCGTACAGCGTCGTCTTGTTGTAGCCCGAGCAAATGTACAGCAGCCCGTGACCGAACAGCGGCCGCGGCACGTTGGAAAAGCCCGGCTGGTAGTCAAAGACCCAAACTTCCTTGCCGGTCAGCGGCTCATAGGCAAACACGTGCCAGGCGGCCGGACTGACCAGCAGGTCGCGCCCGCCGACGTTGATCACTAGCGGCGTGCAGTAACCCTTGCGAAAGTCATCGCGCTCGGCCAGTGCAGCCGAACGGGCCGTCTTCCAGGCCAGCTTGCCAGTACTCTTATTAAGCGCGGCAATGAACTGCACGTCGGTGCCGTCGCCGTGGAAGATCATCAGTTCGCCGTAGATAATTGGCGAACTGCCCGGGCCTTCCTTGTGGTCGACAGGCAAGTCAGTGTTGGTCCACAACACTTTGCCAGTCTTGGTATCGACGCAGGCCGAGCCATAGGTGCCAAAGTGCGTGTAAAGCCGATCCGCTTCG from Planctomycetota bacterium harbors:
- a CDS encoding PQQ-like beta-propeller repeat protein, whose translation is MTRPKSSFVRVLICLVGVVVTGGVLTALAADSSKKNYLLDWPQWRGPNRDDLSTDTGLLREWPTDGPKLLWKASGLGTGFSSISIAGDRIYTMGERGEDQLVFALSRQDGKELWATVIGPKWKDANYSGPRCTPTVDGNLLYAVGTSGDLICLETATGKTVWKKNFEKDFGGKMMSGWGFSESPLVDGDKLLCTPGAQNAMVAALNKKTGAKIWATEVPSNDAEGKPFLGEGGKDGAAYSSIVNSNSGGVKQYITLVGRGVISVDAKNGKLLWHYNRITNPTAVIPTAIVNGDYVFASSGYKEGGTALLKIARKGTKFEAEEVYYHPGKEMQNHHGGMVMLGDYIFLGHGHNKGIPMCVEWKTGKIVWQVEGRPVGSGSAAVTYADGHMYFRYQDATMALIEASPDGYKLKGTFKIPDSEKPSWPHPVVLGGKLYLREQDALLCYDIKS
- a CDS encoding PQQ-like beta-propeller repeat protein; protein product: MRRFIAIFGLILAVCATARADDTWPQFRGPGGQGHAQATGLPTAFSESENVVWRCPLPGEGWSSPVSDGRTIWMTTAVPVGEDKLSLRALAVDVASGKLVHEIELLPTLVAVPKNTKNSHASPTPVLEADRLYTHFGTYGSACVDTKTGKVLWTNTDLPVDHKEGPGSSPIIYGELMIFHGDGTDVQFIAALNKSTGKLAWKTARSAALAERDDFRKGYCTPLVINVGGRDLLVSPAAWHVFAYEPLTGKEVWVFDYQPGFSNVPRPLFGHGLLYICSGYNKTTLYAIRPEGVGNITETNAAWKFPKAVPQNPSPLLIGDLIYMVADKGIASCVDAKTGESVWTERLGGNFSASPVFADGKIYFGSEEGKFYVLAPGREYKLLAENQLGARHMASPMVLGRALYLRTDAALYRLEQGGAPAAAQAKN